TTTGGATAGCTTCCCTAATCTTATCTTCTGCCATTCTAGTTAAAAAGTCCATAATCATCACCAGTTTAATTATATAGTATCTGCCAAAGACTTAAAACCTAAACAAGAAATTTACTAATGAATGTTTTAAGTAGGGGAAACTATAACTATATTTTGTATCTATATATTTCCACTAATAGTTGAGTCTAATTTGTTCAGTCAAGAGCCGGTCTTTTGCTTTAGCCAATGAAAAAGCCCCAACCCGAATTACGCAAAGGTTGAGGTCATTTTTCGCCGTTACTTGTGATAAGGTTCTGCGCTCCTTTGTTGCTGGTAAACATATATCATCACCGACCCAAAGGGAAATTTGCTTAAGCTCCTTCCTGTCTTTGGACACATGAATTTCCTTGATAATTGCCCTAATTAACTCCTTCTTCTCCTGCTCATCTGCTAGGTCAAACAGTTCATTGAAGTTAGCCAATATTTCAACAACCATGTTGGCGTTAATATCCACCCTGGATTGCAGTCTTGTAAGTTCTCTTTCAACTTTTTCTATCATTTCGGTAATTTCGTCAATCTCTGATTGAAGTTTACTTGTGAGACGATTGAAATTGGCTGCTTCCAGTTCCCCGGCAAGATATTTTTCATCAAGAATGTTTATTTTTTTCTCATGTTCAGCCTTTCTTAGGTTTAGTTCATTAAGGTTTAGTTCTAAGGGAGTTTTATCCCGTTTGTAGCCTTCATCAATTTTGTCTAAAATATCTTCAACTAAGTTCATATCTGCTATAAGTTCTTTCAGCACATTTAATACTTCCTGCTCTACCCAATCTGCAACAACAAGATTTGAAGAACACGCTACTTTTCCTTTTTGATGATATGCCTGGCACATATAGTAACGATAAAAACCTTTATTCCCCCGCTTCTTGTTCTTACTCATAACCATTCCAGCACCGCATACAGGACATTTCAAGACACCGGATAGGAAAAAGTTACCACTATATGATTTGATAGGGGTAAAAACTTCAGCATTAGCCTTATTCACAGCCTGAACTTTCTCCCATAGCTCCATGGAAATTATAGGCTGATGACTACCTTTTCGCTCAGGCATTACCTCTACCTTGCCTTTCCTGCGCTTTATGTTCCAGTCCTCTTTCTTCCCCCATGTATTTAATCCCGCATATTCCTTGTTATTCAATATTGTTTTAATTGCTATAGTGCTGAAATTGTTTCCTTTTTTTGTCTTGTGACCGCAGCTATTCATTATGTTTGCAATTGTCTTGTATCCATGTCCTTCTGCTCTAAGTTCAAAGATTTCCCTAACTATTTTCGCCTCTTCCTCATTCGGTACAAGTTTTCTATCAACAACATCATACCCAAGCATTATCCCCCCGTTAAACTCTCCATTGCTTGCTCTCTTTTTCATTCCTGCTTTAACCCTGTTTATTATCACATTCCGTTCATATTCGGCGAATGTACCTTGAAGACTAATAAACATTTTCCCCTCAATGGTGGATGAATCAATGTCACATGTACTTACAAGCAACTTTATATCTCTGGGAGTCAGTTCATCATCAATGAGGGTTAGAATATCCTTATTACTTCTGGAAAGTCGGTCGAGCCGCCAAACAATGATTGCATCAAACTTATTTTCAGCCATATCTCTAAATAGCCGCTGTATTTCCGGTCTGGTAAAATCCTTACCCGAGTAACCACCATCCCTATAAACATCAAAAACCTTGTATCCTTTTCTTTGGGCGTAGTTCATAAGCTCCTCTTCTTGAGCTTCTAGCGAGCATCCTTCATTTCTTTGTTCTTCTGTACTAACTCGTGTATAAATAGCTGCAATCCTCTCTTGTTTCATTGTTTTCCTCTCCCACTTTTTTATGAATGAAAAAAGATAGACGCTTAATATGTCAAACGTCTATCCTTTTTAATTTATTTGTCAGTTACCATTTGTTGAGCATACTTTCTTATAAGGTCTGCAAGTGTCCTAACTGCCTCTAATCTTTTGATTTCTTCCCTTGTCAATTTTACAATCGAGGATTTCCCAATGTTATACATATTCCCCCTCCTAGCTGTCCTTTTGTTCGTTACCAGTTACCTTCGATTGATAATGTGCTATGCGTCGGTTGATTAAATCTTTGAATAATACATTTGAAATTTTTTCTCTTATTTCCTGAAGTCGTTTTACTTCAGAGTATTTTTCTTCATTAAGTTCATATAGAATACGTTCCAGGAA
The Bacillota bacterium LX-D genome window above contains:
- a CDS encoding recombinase family protein, translating into MKQERIAAIYTRVSTEEQRNEGCSLEAQEEELMNYAQRKGYKVFDVYRDGGYSGKDFTRPEIQRLFRDMAENKFDAIIVWRLDRLSRSNKDILTLIDDELTPRDIKLLVSTCDIDSSTIEGKMFISLQGTFAEYERNVIINRVKAGMKKRASNGEFNGGIMLGYDVVDRKLVPNEEEAKIVREIFELRAEGHGYKTIANIMNSCGHKTKKGNNFSTIAIKTILNNKEYAGLNTWGKKEDWNIKRRKGKVEVMPERKGSHQPIISMELWEKVQAVNKANAEVFTPIKSYSGNFFLSGVLKCPVCGAGMVMSKNKKRGNKGFYRYYMCQAYHQKGKVACSSNLVVADWVEQEVLNVLKELIADMNLVEDILDKIDEGYKRDKTPLELNLNELNLRKAEHEKKINILDEKYLAGELEAANFNRLTSKLQSEIDEITEMIEKVERELTRLQSRVDINANMVVEILANFNELFDLADEQEKKELIRAIIKEIHVSKDRKELKQISLWVGDDICLPATKERRTLSQVTAKNDLNLCVIRVGAFSLAKAKDRLLTEQIRLNY